One stretch of Micromonospora echinospora DNA includes these proteins:
- the mycP gene encoding type VII secretion-associated serine protease mycosin, producing MSRPVAYPAVAALATLLLIGSPVAPAAAHAPAGCASPPTPARPVAQQPWPQQRYAPDRLTPLATGAGVVVAVVDSGVDRSHPQLAGRVLSGADFLDRGGDGTRDCAGHGTGVASIVAAAPQPGIAFRGLAPDARILPVRVSEQQVVEGRESGRTVDAAGFARAIRWAVDHDADVLNLSVVLYADDPDVRAAVAYALRRDVVVVAAAGNLHDNGDPRPYPAAYDGVLGVGAIGPDGTRSAFSQTGPYVDVVAPGSEVLMAAPRQGHHRAEGTSYATPFVAGTAALLREYRPRLSADEVAARIVAAADPAPGRDAGYGAGVLNPYRAVTESAGAVDSRPRPGAALPADRPDPAALARKARRGTARDRALLTAAVVGGAVALVTALALVLPRGARRRWRAADPA from the coding sequence ATGTCTCGGCCTGTCGCGTACCCCGCAGTGGCCGCCCTGGCGACGCTCCTCCTCATCGGGTCTCCGGTCGCCCCGGCGGCGGCTCACGCACCGGCCGGCTGCGCCTCGCCGCCCACCCCGGCGCGGCCGGTGGCGCAACAGCCGTGGCCGCAGCAACGGTACGCCCCGGACCGGCTCACCCCGCTCGCCACCGGCGCCGGAGTCGTGGTCGCGGTGGTCGACTCGGGTGTGGACCGCTCCCATCCGCAACTCGCGGGGCGCGTCCTGTCCGGCGCCGACTTCCTCGACCGGGGCGGGGACGGCACCCGGGACTGCGCCGGGCACGGCACCGGCGTGGCGAGCATCGTCGCCGCCGCCCCGCAGCCCGGCATCGCGTTCCGCGGCCTCGCGCCGGACGCGCGCATCCTGCCGGTACGGGTGAGCGAGCAGCAGGTGGTCGAGGGACGGGAGTCGGGGCGCACAGTCGACGCAGCCGGTTTCGCCCGGGCGATCCGGTGGGCGGTGGACCACGACGCCGACGTGCTCAACCTCTCGGTCGTGCTGTACGCGGACGACCCCGACGTGCGCGCCGCCGTCGCCTACGCGCTACGACGGGACGTGGTGGTGGTCGCTGCCGCCGGGAACCTGCACGACAACGGCGATCCCCGGCCCTATCCGGCGGCGTACGACGGCGTGCTGGGAGTGGGCGCGATCGGCCCGGACGGCACCCGCTCGGCGTTCTCCCAGACCGGCCCGTACGTCGACGTGGTCGCCCCGGGCAGCGAGGTGCTGATGGCGGCTCCCCGGCAGGGACATCACCGGGCGGAGGGCACCAGCTACGCCACCCCGTTCGTGGCCGGCACCGCGGCGCTGCTGCGCGAGTACCGGCCCCGGCTGAGCGCGGACGAGGTGGCCGCCCGGATCGTGGCCGCCGCCGACCCGGCACCGGGGCGCGATGCCGGGTACGGGGCGGGGGTGCTCAACCCGTACCGGGCGGTGACCGAGTCGGCGGGCGCCGTGGACTCCCGGCCCCGGCCGGGCGCCGCGCTGCCCGCCGACCGGCCGGACCCGGCCGCGCTGGCCCGCAAGGCTCGCCGCGGGACGGCCCGGGACCGGGCGCTGCTGACCGCCGCCGTCGTGGGCGGGGCGGTGGCGCTGGTGACGGCGCTCG
- a CDS encoding SseB family protein, protein MTGWEPATEAEVAMRDALRAQDQQQYFRALTRVDLFLPVAGGSAGGWGTWTSGGRTHVLAFTSAAALRASLGENAGTARRVPYPELAAGWPNPEWWLAVNPGLPIEGYLPAWYVAQLSRGDVRLPGRTMGARARLDRVESAARSARNGVPESAPRPSAVPVPPAAVPPPVVPPAAVPPAAVPPPVVPPPAVPPPPVPNGRGERRAEHDEPPTVPMRGASVLGRRLPTMPPRRREPDRDGPGRADAGDEPGTDALDGWLTDLRRRPDEPDPFAAQPAPADEPPADPTPPPPSRSFFEPASGRSTRRSSSLDAPRRAADRAAPPTRFAGGQPFPRRRPLNEPVREEPTQAFATRADEPPPVPRSDEATQAFRPTRPPEDAVETLPRRHSGPATPATDAWADPLGPGQEAPPWNAAEDPAEALSPSIAEPVSSPPAPRRDFTPIVIEGTVIEARDLTEPDQPWSSQYADPVRSAPAEHAAAPWAGIADPIAPLPADPLVTTGDETTNLTEAAHSVPPAETTSFDRIGRLDESTVSFASTSEPTAPLPGSPTEPLFDRTSEDATTSLFGTPSASAEPTQSLFEPSAEPSESLFGRPASSAEPTVSLFEANTPSAEPATPLYEPTPAEPTASLFAPAIAEEQATVSLFEPATDADPATQPTAHAEPTAHAEPVAFDNSATTALFAPGEPTVALPTPHAVPDVAEPPAPVAEPARIGADAVSSVASADFVPANDVEEELLAALGSGSTDGFLTTLLLARVLLPAAPESAAGSRPGDPGFVWHTEPVDGETSVSVYTSPERLAEHAGDAVETVRVKFVQLIRKWPDVSWSFRVNPDSPVGATYPGEQVLALANWAAEVGLGDDAEPEPVTAPQPAGRSRPEAPAVADNRPVTMQKAIAASQLAYYLERGYDRVSGFVHRAGELAHLNSPAVLYRALGLGHPGSPFSPDDEEIYLLRWPAYRPSLYRIPYGGPNESAMRAMEGWVIERLPFRGNGFAPGESSDVIAEFKVDSARLPHGAELWRLGADGDTRLVAVLDTDALVWRKADEA, encoded by the coding sequence GTGACCGGATGGGAGCCGGCCACCGAGGCCGAGGTGGCGATGCGGGACGCGTTACGCGCCCAGGACCAGCAGCAGTACTTTCGCGCGCTGACGCGCGTCGATCTGTTCCTGCCGGTCGCGGGCGGCTCGGCCGGCGGATGGGGCACCTGGACCTCCGGCGGCCGCACGCACGTGCTCGCCTTCACCTCCGCCGCCGCGCTGCGGGCCAGCCTGGGGGAGAACGCCGGCACGGCCCGCCGTGTCCCCTACCCGGAGCTGGCGGCCGGCTGGCCCAACCCGGAGTGGTGGCTGGCGGTCAACCCCGGGTTGCCGATCGAGGGCTACCTGCCCGCCTGGTACGTCGCTCAGCTCTCCCGGGGCGACGTCCGGCTGCCCGGCCGGACCATGGGCGCCCGGGCCCGGCTGGACCGGGTGGAGAGCGCGGCCCGGAGCGCTCGCAACGGCGTACCCGAGTCCGCGCCCCGCCCCTCGGCCGTGCCCGTCCCGCCGGCCGCCGTTCCGCCCCCTGTGGTTCCCCCGGCCGCCGTTCCGCCGGCCGCAGTACCGCCTCCCGTGGTGCCGCCTCCCGCAGTACCGCCTCCGCCGGTACCGAACGGCCGGGGCGAACGGCGGGCGGAGCACGACGAGCCGCCCACGGTGCCGATGCGCGGCGCTTCGGTCCTGGGACGGCGGCTGCCGACCATGCCGCCCCGCCGCCGGGAGCCGGACCGGGACGGCCCGGGCCGCGCCGACGCCGGCGACGAACCGGGCACGGACGCCCTGGACGGCTGGCTCACCGATCTGCGCCGTCGCCCCGACGAGCCGGACCCCTTCGCCGCCCAGCCGGCGCCGGCCGACGAGCCGCCGGCGGACCCCACCCCACCGCCGCCGTCCCGCTCCTTCTTCGAGCCCGCCTCCGGCCGCTCGACCCGCCGCTCGTCATCGCTGGACGCGCCGCGGCGGGCCGCCGACCGGGCCGCCCCGCCGACCCGCTTCGCCGGCGGCCAGCCGTTTCCGCGTCGCCGCCCGCTGAACGAGCCGGTACGGGAGGAGCCCACCCAGGCGTTCGCGACGCGGGCGGACGAGCCGCCTCCGGTTCCCCGGAGCGACGAGGCGACCCAGGCGTTCCGGCCGACCCGCCCACCCGAGGACGCCGTCGAGACGCTGCCCCGGCGTCACTCCGGTCCCGCCACCCCCGCGACGGACGCCTGGGCCGATCCGCTCGGCCCAGGCCAGGAGGCCCCGCCCTGGAACGCGGCCGAGGACCCGGCGGAGGCGCTGTCGCCGTCGATCGCCGAGCCGGTGTCGAGCCCGCCCGCGCCGCGCCGGGACTTCACTCCCATCGTCATCGAGGGCACCGTCATCGAGGCCCGCGACCTGACCGAGCCCGACCAGCCCTGGTCCTCGCAGTACGCCGACCCGGTGCGTTCCGCGCCCGCCGAACACGCGGCGGCACCCTGGGCCGGCATCGCCGACCCGATCGCGCCGCTCCCGGCCGACCCGCTGGTGACGACCGGCGACGAGACGACGAACCTCACCGAGGCCGCCCACTCCGTTCCACCAGCCGAAACGACGTCGTTCGACCGGATCGGGCGGCTCGACGAGTCGACGGTGTCGTTCGCCTCGACGTCCGAACCCACCGCGCCGTTGCCCGGCTCGCCGACGGAGCCGCTGTTCGACCGGACGTCGGAGGACGCCACCACGTCCCTGTTCGGGACGCCGTCAGCGTCGGCTGAGCCGACCCAGTCCCTGTTCGAGCCGTCGGCTGAGCCGTCCGAGTCGTTGTTCGGCCGCCCGGCGTCGTCGGCCGAACCCACCGTGTCCCTGTTCGAGGCGAACACGCCGTCGGCCGAGCCGGCCACCCCGCTGTACGAGCCGACGCCGGCCGAGCCGACGGCTTCCCTGTTCGCGCCGGCCATCGCCGAGGAGCAGGCCACCGTGTCGCTCTTCGAGCCGGCCACCGACGCCGACCCGGCCACGCAGCCGACCGCCCACGCCGAACCGACCGCCCACGCCGAACCGGTCGCCTTCGACAACTCCGCCACCACGGCGCTGTTCGCCCCGGGTGAGCCGACCGTCGCGCTGCCCACCCCGCACGCGGTGCCGGACGTGGCAGAGCCGCCCGCGCCCGTAGCGGAGCCGGCGCGGATCGGCGCCGACGCGGTGAGCTCCGTCGCTTCGGCCGACTTCGTGCCGGCGAACGACGTGGAGGAGGAGTTGCTGGCCGCCTTGGGCAGCGGGAGCACCGACGGCTTCCTCACCACTCTGCTGCTGGCCCGGGTACTGCTGCCGGCCGCGCCCGAGTCGGCCGCCGGCAGCCGTCCGGGTGATCCGGGTTTCGTCTGGCACACCGAGCCGGTCGACGGCGAGACGTCCGTCTCGGTCTACACCTCCCCGGAGCGCCTCGCCGAGCACGCCGGAGACGCGGTCGAGACGGTACGGGTCAAGTTCGTCCAGCTCATTCGCAAGTGGCCGGACGTGTCCTGGTCGTTCCGGGTGAACCCGGACAGCCCGGTCGGTGCGACGTACCCGGGGGAGCAGGTTCTCGCGCTCGCCAACTGGGCGGCCGAGGTGGGCCTGGGCGACGACGCGGAGCCCGAGCCGGTCACCGCGCCGCAGCCGGCGGGCCGGTCCCGGCCGGAGGCGCCGGCGGTCGCCGACAACCGGCCGGTGACCATGCAGAAGGCGATCGCGGCGAGCCAACTCGCCTACTACCTGGAGCGTGGCTACGACCGGGTCTCCGGTTTCGTGCACCGGGCCGGGGAGTTGGCGCACCTGAACAGCCCGGCGGTGCTGTACCGCGCGCTCGGTCTCGGCCACCCCGGATCCCCGTTCTCCCCGGACGACGAGGAGATCTACCTGCTGCGGTGGCCGGCCTACCGGCCGAGCCTCTACCGGATCCCCTACGGCGGGCCGAACGAGTCCGCCATGCGGGCGATGGAGGGCTGGGTGATCGAGCGGCTGCCGTTCCGCGGCAACGGCTTCGCCCCCGGGGAGAGCAGCGACGTGATCGCCGAGTTCAAGGTGGACAGCGCCCGCCTGCCGCACGGCGCCGAGCTGTGGCGGCTCGGCGCGGACGGCGACACGCGGCTGGTCGCGGTCCTGGACACCGACGCGCTGGTCTGGCGGAAGGCGGACGAGGCGTGA